Part of the Budorcas taxicolor isolate Tak-1 chromosome 9, Takin1.1, whole genome shotgun sequence genome is shown below.
AGCTTGAAATGCAAGAACTGTGCATACTTGATCTCCTATAGATTCAAAAGAAAACCAAGCACACCCTTTTAATAATTGAAATTTTGcaaccataaataaaattttggctCCCAGTCAACAAAGGCAGGCACAGTCAGGGGGCCTCAGTGTGCAGGCACCCTCCGTGTGCAAGCGCCAAAAGCGGGGGGGCCGGGCTGGGGCGGGGCTGTGCTTAGGGATTGGGCGTGGCTGGGCGTGGCTGGGCGTGGCTGGGCGTGGCTGGGCGTGGCTGGGCGAGGCCATGGTCGGGCTGTGTCTTTTTCTGGGTCGCCAGTGCTGGGAGCAAGCAGCAGGACAGCTGGCCGCAGAAGTTGGCCCCTGCGGCCCTGCAAAGTACTTACGATTTCGAGCTTTTGCTGAATTTGTAAAAGAAGTACTTGGTTAATGGATTAATAAGAACGTTGAAATTCCGTGGAAGGTTTCAAATTGGAGAATCTTGAACTTTCATCCTCAGCCAGCAGTTCCACTTTTCATGTAACTTCAGATGAATGAAGACTTCATTAAGGAAGACAACTGACCGGGGGTCCAGAGCTGATGCAGGTATCACTGGTGTATCTGCTAGCATAATGAAGAAAAGGACGACTCACGCAAAACATCGGAGCAGTGTGGGACCCAGCCCACTTGTTTCTCAGCTGGAACAGAGCATCATAGGCTGCAGGATTCGCCATGGGTGGAAAGAAGGTAACAGCCCTGTCACCCATTGGAAAGGAATCATTCTGGACCAAGTGCCTGTAAATCCTTCTTTGTATCTTATAAAATACGATGGATTTGACTGTGTCTATGGACTAGAACTTAATAAAGATGAAAGAATTTCTGCACTTGAAGTCCTCCCTGATAGAGTTGCAACATCTCAAACCTGTGATGCACACCTAGCAGACATGATGAGTAGCAAAGCAGTGAAGCACCTGTTTGAAACGGAGGATGGCTCTAAAGATGAGTGGAGGGGAATGACCCTAGCACGTGTCCCTGTAATGAACACGGGTTTTTACATCACCTATGAAAAAGATCCTGTCTTGTATATGTACCAGCTCTTAGATGATTATAAAGAAGGTGACCTTCGCATTATGCCTTATTCTATTGATTCACTTCCAGTACAAAGGGCACGAGGAGAAGTGGTAGACTTCTTGGTGGGCAAACGAGTGGAGTGTGCCAGACAAGAAGGCTCTGGAAGGAAGGGCATGATCATCCATCAATTAAAGGTCAAACCATCTATCTGCTTCATCAAATTTGATGATGATTTCTACATATACGTCTACGATTTGGTGAAAGCATTCTAGATGTCTTCATGAATTTTGCCAAATCTGTGAAACTATTAAATGTGTAATCTGTAGATGTAAAGGTCTGATTGCTTTCCATTTTAATGAGAGCTTAAATGTCCCTGTGAACCCACAATTTGCTAGCAgaattgattttgttttgaataGTACAGATGTATGtgaaaacaaagtattttttGTAAAGAACTCTTTCTGCTTAAAAGAAGTGTGTCTGTTTGGAGGGGAGTTAAAGACAAGTTTGGTAAAAAGTTGAGCTAGGATCACAGTTACATAAACCTAAAAGA
Proteins encoded:
- the LOC128053390 gene encoding spindlin-1-like, with translation MKTSLRKTTDRGSRADAGITGVSASIMKKRTTHAKHRSSVGPSPLVSQLEQSIIGCRIRHGWKEGNSPVTHWKGIILDQVPVNPSLYLIKYDGFDCVYGLELNKDERISALEVLPDRVATSQTCDAHLADMMSSKAVKHLFETEDGSKDEWRGMTLARVPVMNTGFYITYEKDPVLYMYQLLDDYKEGDLRIMPYSIDSLPVQRARGEVVDFLVGKRVECARQEGSGRKGMIIHQLKVKPSICFIKFDDDFYIYVYDLVKAF